The genome window ATTACAGCTGGTTTTTATTCTAAAGAAACAATTATTTGGTTATCTTTTATTCGTGGTAATAACATCTTTGGGATATTAGGTTTAGTTGGTGCTTTTATAACATCTATTTATACATTTCGTACTATATTTATTATATTTAATAAAAATATTAATAAGTTTATTATTTATTTGAATAACAAAAAAAAATTAATATATAATGTATCACATAATTTACCTTTATTAATATTATTAATATTATCTACTTATTTAGGTTCTTTAATAAAAATACCTATGCAAAATGAATTAAAAATGTATAATATATTTAATAATAATATAGAAATTCTATTGAATATAATTTCTTCACTAATTGTCATTTTTGGTATTATTATAGCTGCTAAACTATTTTTATTTTCTAATATTTATTATATTGATATAATTGAATTTATTTTAGGAAAATTAGTTCGAAATATAATATATAATATTGGAGGTTTTGATTGGTTATATATTAATTTATTAATTAAACCTTATTTATATTTAGTTAGGATAAATAAATTTGATTGTATTAATTTAATAATTAATAATATTATTAAATTAATTTTATTTTTTAATACTTTAATGATAAAAATACATAATGGTAAATTAAGTTTTTATTTAACAATCTTTATTGTTGGTATTATTATTATAACTACATTCTTAATGAGTAATATATTATGATATTGTTATGGTTTTTATTAATACCTTTTATCGGTGGATTATTATCTTTAATTTTGGAAAAAATAAATATAAAATATACACGTATTTCCGCTCTTATTACTATGATAATACTGTTATTTTTATCAATATATTTATATTATTTAAATATAAATACAAAAAATATATGGATAGTAAAATACCGGACAATATGGATTGATAGATTTAGTATTTATATTAATTTAGCATTAGATGGTATATCTTTAATGATGGTATTATTAACTGTATTTTTAGGTTTATTATCAGTCATTTGTTCTTTTAAAGAAATTAATAAATGTATTGGATTATTTTATTTTAATTTATTATGGATAATAGGTTCAATTATTGGTGTATTTCTTGCAATGGATCTTTTTTTATTTTTATTTTTTTGGGAAATAATGATATTTCCAATGTATTTTATAATATATATGTGGGGAAATGCATATAAAGAAAAAATAGCTATTAAATTTTTTATTTATACTCAAATTTCTGGGTTATTATTATTAATAACAATATTAACTTTAGTAGTTAGTAACTATTATGTAACTGGACAAGTTATTTTTGATTATCAATCATTATTAAATACCCCAATAGGAGATAAATTAGGTTTTATATTAATGTTAGGTTTTTTTATTTCTTTCGCAATCAAATTACCAATAATCCCCTTACATAATTGGTTACCAGATGTTATGGATAAAAATCCTAAATCTGGTAGTTTAGATTTAATAGGTATATTGATAAAAACAGCTGCTTATGGATTATTAAGATTTAATTTAGGTTTATTTCCTAAACAATCAATTATATTTGCACCTTATGCAATGATAATTGGTATTATTAGTATATATTATGGTGCAAGTTTGGCTTTATCTCAAATAAATATTAAAAGATTAATGGCTTATTCTAGCATATCACATATGGGATATTTATTAATAGCTATTTTTTCAAGTAATATTTTATCATTACAAGGAGCTATTATGTTTGTAATATCAAATACATTATCTTCGGCAGGATTAATAATAATTAGTGGATTACTTTATGAACGATTAAATACATTTGATATACGTTTTATGGGAGGATTATTTGGTAAATTAGGAGCAATTCCCGGTTTTGCATTAGCCTTAACAGTAGCGTCATTAGGAATACCAGGAACAGGAAATTTTATAGGGGAATTTTTAATTTTATTAGGTAATTTTAAATTATATCCAATACTAACTATAGTTTCTAGTTTAGGTTTAATATTAACAGCTATATATTCATTAAACTTAATACATAAAGTATTTTATGGAAAAACAACAAATAAAAAGATTAAAAATATATTTTTAACTTTAAATGAAGTAAATATATTAAGTATAATATTATTATTAATATTTCTTATTGGTTTTTATCCACAAATAATATTTGATATATCAATTAAATCTATAACCAAAATTGCACAAAAAACAATGTTTTTTTATTAAAAAATGATTAATAATTTACAAATATTACCTATTATTTTTTTATTTATAACCTTAATAATATTAATTATTACTATATCATTTTATCGTAAGAATTTTATTATATTGCTAATTACTATAATAGGATTATTAATATCATTATTATCTATTTTATGGATATATAATAAACCTACTTTAATTTATCCATTAATAATAATAGATAATTATTCATTATATTATACTTTTTTAATTTTAATATCAGCTTTATATTGTTCGATTTTTTCTTATACATATTTAAATAAAAATGAAGAATTTTATATGTTATTAATATGTTCAACTATTGGAGCTATATTATTAGTTTTTAGTATGCATATGGCTACTTTATTTATTGGATTAGAATTAATGTCTATAGCTTTATATGGTTTAATAGTTTATTTACGTAATGATTTAAAAGCTTTGGAATCAGGAATAAAATATATGGTACTTTCTTCTATGGCATCTTGTTTTTTATTATTTGGTATGGCTTTATTATATTTTTATTATGGAAATTTAACGTTTACTAATTATTATTTTATTATAGATAATAATATTGCAATATGGACAATAATAGGAATTGTATTAATAATAATTAGTTTAGGATTTAAATTATCTATTATACCTTTTCATATGTATACACCAGATATTTATGAAGGATCAATAGCCCCAATTACAGCTTTTATAGCTACTGTTAGTAAAATTTCAGTATTTGTAGCATTAATACGTTTGTTATTGATATTACCCAATTTAAATAAAATTTGGACTAATGTAATTACTATAATTTCTATTATTACAATAATATTTGGTAATATTTTAGCACTTAAACAAAATAATTTAAAACGTATATTAGGTTATTCATCAATAGCTAATTTGGGTTATTTACTTACAGTAATCATAGCAATGCAAATGCATCATAGTAAATTTATACTTGAAACAATAAATATTTACTTATTAACTTATACTTTAACAACTTTAGGTATATTTGGTATTATAAGTATAATAAATAATGAAAAGGAAAATTTATCTTATTATAAAGGTTTATTTTGGATTAAACCCGATTTAACTATTATATTAACTATAATGTTATTATCTTTAGCAGGTATTCCTATAACAGCAGGGTTTATAGGTAAAGTTTATATACTTTTAACTGCAATAACTTATCAATTATGGTTTATACTTCTCTCTATAATTTTAGGTAATTCTATAGGAATTTATTATTATTTAAGAATAATTACATATTTATATATGAATATAAATAATAAAAAAATTATTTATAATAAACAATCTTTTGTTTATTATTTTGTTATATCTTTATCATTAATAATATTAGTATTTGGAATTTTTCCACAAACTTTAATATCTTTAATAAGAAGAATTAGTTAAATACCTCTATACTACCATCAAATACTTTTTTAACATATCCACTCATATATAAAGAATTATATAATCCTCCTAACCAATTAATTTTTAAATTACCTCCTGGTAATATTACTTTAATACTTTTGTTTCTATTTAAATAACCAAGTTTTATACCAAAAGATACAGCTGCACAAGCACCTGTTCCACAAGCCATTGTTTCTCCTCCTACCCCTCTTTCAAATACACGTAATTTTATTAAAGAAGGAGATATTATTTGCATAAAACCAACATTTAGTTTTTCTGTAATAAATAAATTATTTTCAATAAAATTTCCTAATATATTTATAGGTATTGTATTTATATTAGATACTATTAATACTGCATGTGGGTTACCAATACTTACTATAAATAAATCAATTAATTTAAATTGAGATATCGGAGTTTTTATTTTTTTAAAACCTTTTATTAAAGGTTTGCCAAAATTTACACTAATTAAATTATTATTATTAATATTAATATATAATATTAAATGTCCTCCATAAGTTTCTACATGGATGATTGTTTTATTTGTTAATCTTTTGTCAAATAAAAATTTAGCTAAACATCTTGCACCATTACCACAATTTTCTACTTCACTACCATTTGCATTAAATATTCTATAAAAAAAATCAAAGTGATGATTATTATGTATTTCAACTAAAAGTAATTGATCAAAACCAACTCCTAAATTTCTATTTGATAAATATTTTATAATTGTTTTATTTAATAAAAAATATTGATTAATAAAATCAATTATCATAAAATCATTTCCTAAACCTTGCAAATTACTAAAATAAATTAACATATTCGTTTTTACAAAGTGATTTTAAAGAATCAGATTCTCTGATTAAAAAAAGTTGATTTTTATCAACAAGTAATTCAGAAGGTCTTTTTCTAGTATTATAATTAGAAGACATAACAAATCCATAAGCTCCAACTGAATGTATTACTAATAAATCATTTTGTGATAATTTATTTAAATATCTTTTTTTTCCTAAAAAATCACTAGATTCACATATTGGACCTACAATATCATAAAATAATTTTTTATAATATTTTACTTTATTAATATCTACAACCTCAATGTTATGCCAAGCATTATAAAAAGCAGGACGAATAAAATCATTCATACCTGCATCAACAATAGCAAAATTTTTTATTTTTGTTTTTTTTATAATTTCAACACTAGTTAATAATACACCAGTATTAGCTAATATTGATCTACCTGGTTCTAATATTATTTCAATATTATGAATATTAGCTAATATTCTTTCACATAAAGTTGTAAAATATTTTTTTATTAAAAATTTATAGAAATTGATTTTTTTATAATTTACTCCTAAACCTCCACCTATATCTAAGATATTAAGTTTAATTTTTTTTTTATATAATTTTTTTATTAATAAAATTATATTATCTAAAGCTTCTAGAAAGGGATTTAGGTTTAATATTTGTGAACCAATATGAAAATCTATACCTATAACTTTTATATTTGTTAATGAATTAGCATAAAAATATGCTTCTTCAGCTTTATCTATAGAAATACCAAATTTATTGCTTTTTAATCCAGTAGAAATATATGGATGTGTTTTAGCATCAACATTAGGATTAATACGTATTGATATATTGGCTTTATTTTTTAATCTTATAGCAATTTCATTTATTCTATCCATCTCTTGAAAAGATTCAACATTAAAACATTTTATTCCTACTTTTAAAGCTCTTTTTATTTCTTGTTTTTTTTTAGCTACTCCAGAATAAACTATTTTTTTAGGATCACCTCCAGCAATTAATACTTTTTCTAATTCACCAATAGAAACAATATCAAATCCCGATCCAAGTTGTGATAAAATATTAAGAATAGCAATATTAGAATTAGCTTTAAGTGCATAACAAATAATATTTGGATGATTAATCAAAGACAATTGATATTTATAATAATTAAAATATTTTATTATTTCTTTTTTAGAATAAACATAACAAGGTGTACCAAATTTTTTTGCTATTTTCAAACAACTAATATTTTCTATAAAAAGAATACCTTTATATCTTTGAAATGTCATTTTATTATCCTAATAAAATTTTAAGATATTTTTTAGCACGTAATGCCGCCGATCTTACTTGATTAGGAGCTGTACCACCAATATGATTACGTGTATTAATAGAACCTTCTAAAGTTAATACTTCTAAAATTTCTTCATCAATTTTATTAGAAAATTCACGTAATTTTTCAATATATATTTCATTAAAATTTTTTTGGTTTGTTATTCCATAATAAACTACTTTACCAACTATAGAATGAGCATCACGAAAAGGAACACCACGTTTTACTAAATAATCAGCAAAATCGGTTGCTGTAGAATAATTACATAAAGCTGATAAATACATTTTTTTTGGTTTAATTTTTAAAAATTTAATAATATTAATAAAATTATCTATACAATTTATTACTGTTTCAGTAGTATCAAATAAAGGTTCTTTATCTTCTTGATTATCTTTATTATATGCTAATGGTTGGGATTTCATTAAAACTAATAAATTTAATAAATTGCCATATATACGACCGGTTTTACCTCTAATTAATTCAGGAATATCTGGATTTTTTTTTTGAGGCATAATTGAAGAACCTGTACATAAACAATCTGGTAATTCTATAAAATCAAAAGGTAAACTTGTCCAGAATATTAATTCTTCACACATTCTAGATAAATGCATTAATAAAATACTAGAAACTGATGTAAATTCAATTGCAAAATCTCTATCACTTACAGCATCTAAAGAATTTTCGGTTATATGATCAAAACCTAATAAGTCTTTAATTATATTACGATTAATAGGATATGTAGTTCCAGCTAAAGCGGCGGATCCTAAAGGTAATATATTAATTCTTTTACGACATTCTAAAATACGTTCATGATCTCTAGATATCATTTCATGCCAAGCTAATATATGATGTCCAAAAGTTATAGGTTGTGCTATTTGTAAATGAGTAAATCCTGGCATTATAGTATCAGATTCACTGATAGCTAAGTTTATTAAACTTTTTCTTAATTTAGTTATTTTTAATTTAATTTTATCTATTTTTTCTCTTAAATAAAGACGTATATCTGTAGATATTTGATCATTACGTGATCGACCTGTATGTAGTTTTTTTCCAATATTTCCTATTTTTTTGATTAAATTTGCTTCTATATTCATATGAACATCTTCAAGTTTAATAAACCAATTGATTTTTTCATTATTAATATCTTTTTCAATATTTTTTAATCCATTAATTATTAATTGACTTTCTTTTAAAGTTAATAATCCTACAATTTCTAACATTTTTGCATGTGCTATAGATACTTTAATATCATGATAATAAAGACGATAATCAAAATTTATTGAAGCAGTAAAGTTTTCTACTAATTTATCAGTAGATTTTTTAAATCGTCCAATCCATGGCTTTTTAAAGTTTTTCATTTTTTTCCTTTTTTTCCTTTTTTTTGATATTATAATATTAGCCGGAGTAGCTCACTTGGTAGAGTAACGCATTCGTAATGCGTAGGTAATAGGTTCAAATCCTATCTCCGGTATATAATTATTTATATTAATTTTTCATTTTTAAATTCACTTTTTAAATATGCATAATACATAGGAGCAGCTATTAAACCGGAAAAACCAAATGCAGCATCAAAAACTAACATAGCAAATAATAATTCCCATGCATGAGAATTAATACGCATACCTATAATACGAGCATTTAAAAAATATTCTAATTTATGAATAGCTATTAAATAAGAAAGTATTATAACTGCAGCCCATATTGATACTGAAAGTGATACAAGAAAAATTAATATATTAGAAATAAGATTACCTATTAATGGTATTAATCCCATTATAAATGTAATAAGTATTAACGTTTTCGTTAAAGGTATATATACATTAAATAATGGTACACATAATAATAAAAAAATAGCACTTAATATTGTATTAACTAAAGATATTTTAAGTTGTGCAAAAACAACATTATGAAAAGCGTTACTTAATATAATAGATCTTTGTAATAAAGCATTAGTAAAAGGAGTAAGTGATTTTATATCAGGTATATTTTGTAAAGCAATAATTGCTCCTAAAATCATACCTGCTAATAATGTAAAAAAAATATGTATTGCACCTCTTCCAAATATTTGAATTTCGTTTATATGCATATATAACCATTCCTTTATAATCTGACGAAATTCATCTGCACTTTCTGGTAAATAAATTACAATACAAGGAGGTAATTGATGTCTAGCTTTATCAAAAATTAACATAAATCTTTGAAGAAATTTATCAGGTGTTTTAATTTCATGTAATATTAAACTAATAACTGTAAAAACAAATATACTTAAAATAGTAACTATACTAGTTCCTAATAAAACTACTGAAATCAATCTTGCTTTATTTACTGGGATTAATTTTTGTAATAAATGTGTAATTGCATTAACTAATTCAAATACTAATAAACCCGATAATAAACATGGTAAAAGATGCAAAGGAAATATTAATAACAAACCCATAAAAAAAATTAACAAACTTATAATAGTAATTTTACTAATTTTCAAACTTTTAAACATATAAATGTTCCTAACTATTTAAACTAAAGAGGGTATTGTTTTATTACAACGAGAAAATAAAATATCTCTATATTTTTTAGGCTCTTTAGGTATTAACTTATGAGCTAACGGAAAAATCTTTATTACTAATAAACGAGAAATCCAATATCTTAAAGCTGTTAACCGTAACATTTTTGGCCACATATATAATTCTTCTTTTGTAAAAGGACGTTCAATAATATAATTATTTAATATTGCTTTATATTTATCTTCTATAAGATTACCATCTTTATCACTACACCAATCATTTATTAAAATTGCTAAATCAAAAATTAAATCTCCTGTACATCCATTATAAAAATCTATTAAACCACAAAGATTGTTACCATAAAATAATGTATTATCTCTAAATAAATCACCATGCAGGATACCTTGTGGTAAGTTTTTTTTTACTAAATGTTTTAATAAATATATTTGATTAAACATTAACTTTTGATCTTTTTTATTTAAAAAAGATATAACTTTATAATAATTTAAACTAATCCAATTAATATCTCTTAAATTTTGTTTTTTAAATTGAAAGTTTTTAGATATTGAATGTAATCTACCTAATGTTTTACCAATTATAGAACATTGTTCTATAGTAGGTGTTATAGGATGTATACCATATAATTTAGGAAACAATAAAGCATTTTTACCAGATATTTTTTTTATTATTATATTTTTTTTATCATTTAAAGGTACTGCTACTGGTAAACAATGTGAATAAAGAAATTTTAATAAATCTATAAAAAAAGTTAAATCATTATATGAACATTGTTCAAATAATGTTAATACAAATTTTTTATTTTCTGTATTAATAAAAAAAGTAGAATTTTCTGTACCTTGATTTACTTCTTTAAAGTTTATTAATTTTGTTATATTAAAACTTTTTAAAAATAAACTTAATTGTGTTTTTTTTATTTTAGTAAATACAGCCATAAGAATATTTATTTTAATATATATTTAATAGTTTCAATTAAATAATTCATTTGTTGTATAGTACCTATAGATATACGTATATAATTATTAATATTATTAAAATACCTTACTAGTATACCATGATTGCGTAATTTAATAAACATTTCTTTTGCTGATATATTAATTGGTTTAACTAAAATAAAATTAGCTTTAGAAGGTAAAACTGTAAAACCAAAAAACATTAATTTTTTTGATAATTTCTCACGTATATAAATAATATAATTACAATTTTTTGTTAAATATTTAATATCTTTAATAGCTTCAATAGCTATTAATTCACTAATAATATCAATAGGATATGAATTAAATGAATTTTTTACTTTTTCTAATCCTTTTATTAAATAAGTAGATCCTATTGCAAAACCAATTCTTATCCCAGCTAAGCTATAAGCTTTTGATAAAGTATTTACAATTAATAAATTTTTATATTTTTTTATAAGTGGTATAGCACTTTCAGAACCAAAATTAATATATGCTTCATCAATTAAAACTACATATTCCTTATGTATATCAAGAAAATTAGTAATATCTATATAAGATATTGCATGACCTGTAGGTGTATTAGGATTAGCAAATATTATACCTCCATTAGGTATATTCATTTTATTTAAATTTATTTCAAAATTTTTTTTTAATGGTATTGTTTTATATTTAATATTATACAGTTTACAATAAACTGGATAAAAACTATAAGTTATAGTGGGCATTATTACTGGTAAGTTTTGACAAAAAAAAGTCATAAAAGCTAAAGCTAATACTTCATCTGAACCATTACCAATAAAAATTTGTTCATATTTAATATTATATATTTTGGCAATAGTTTTTCTAAGATTACTAGTTGATGGATCAGGATAAAGTCTTAAAGTATAATAATTAATTTTTTTTAATAACTTATTTATTTTAGGAGTAGGAGGATAAGGATTTTCATTTGTATTTAATTTTATCATTTTTTTATATGGTTGTTCACCAGGTATATAGGGATTTAATTGATTAAGTTTATAACTCAAAGTTTTTCTCATTTTATATTACCTTAAAATCTAACAGAAATTCCTTTTTTTGCCATATAAGTTTTAGCTTGATCAATTGTATATTCACCAAAATGAAATATACTAGCTGCTAAAACCGCATCTGCTTTACCTTTTTTTATACCATCTACCAAATGATTTAAATTACCAACTCCTCCAGAAGCAATAATTGGTACTTTTACTCTTTTACTAATCTTTTTAATAAGATTAATATCAAAGCCACTTTTAGTTCCATCTCTATCAATACTAGTTATTAATAATTCCCCTGCTCCATATTTTACCATTTTACAAGCCCAATCAATTGCACTGATACCACTATATTTTCTTCCTCCATAAGTTAATATTTCCCAATATTCTTTTTTATTTTTTTTTCTTTTAGCATCTATAGCTACTACGATACATTGACTACCAAATTTATCAGATGCTTCACGTACTATATTAGGATTTAATACAGCTGCAGTATTTATTGAAACTTTATCTGCGCCTGCATTAAGTAAATCTCTAATATTCTCACAATTGTTTATTCCACCACCGACTGTTAAAGGTATAAAAATTTCATTTGCTATTTTATTTACTACTTTTATAGTATTATTTTTACCACTATAACTTGCTTGAATATCTAATAATGCAATTTCATCTGCATTTTGTTCGTTATAAAATTTTGCAATTTCTAAAGGATCACCTGCATAACGAATATTTTCAAAATTGATACCTTTTACTACTTTACCACAATCAATATCTAAGCAAGGAATAATACGTTTAGATAAACTCATATAAAAACCTAATTATTAATAATTAATTGTGATTTATATAAATCTATTTTACCTTCATAAAAAGCACGACCTATAATAGTACCTACTATAAAAAGTTTTTTATATTTTTTTAAATAAATTATATCAAAAATATTATTTAATCCTCCAGAAGCAATAATTGGTATATTAACTATATTAGCTAACTTTATTGTATTTTTAATATTTAATCCTTGCATCATACCATCTCTAGAAATATCAGTATATATTATTGAACTGATACCACAATTATAAAAGTTTTTTGCTAAATCTATAGATTTAATATTTGATATTTTTTTCCAACCATCAATAGCAACATATCCATTATATGAATCTATACTTAAAATAATATGTTTACCAAATTGTTTACATATATTATATATTATATGTGGTTTTTTTATTGCTAAAGTGCCTATAATTACATATTTTATACCTATATCTAAATATTTTTTTATTGTATCACTATTTCTAATACCACCACCTATTTGTATAATTAACTTAGGATATTTTTTTATAATTTTGTTTATAATATAAATATTTACTGGTTCTCCTAAAACAGCACCATTTAAATCTATGATATGTAATCTTTTTATACCTAATTTTATAAATTGTTTTATAATATTTAAAGGATTACCATAATCTGTAACATTATACATACGTCCTTGTTTTAATCTAACACATCTACAATCTTTTAAATCTATAGCAGGTATTATTAACATTTGAATATCTCTTTTTAAGGTAACCAATTAATAAAATTTTTTAAAAATTTAAGTCCTATAAACGAACTTTTTTCAGGATGAAATTGAACCGTTATAACTGACTTATAACCAGTAATAACATTAGCACGTATACCACCATATTCAGTAATACCAAAAATATTATTTTTCAAATTTGCTTTTACATAATAACTATGTACAAAATAAAATCTTGCTCCACTTTTTATTCCATTCCAAATAGGATGTTCATTATATTTATATACAACATTCCATCCTATATGTGGTATTTTAAACTTGCCCTTATATTTTTTTACCACACCTGGAATATAATTCATACAAAATACACTATTATTTTCTTCACTAGATTCCATTAATAAATGTTGACCTATACAAATTCCTAATACTGGTTTATTTTTAATAGATATTAAATCTTTTATTAACCAATATAATTCTTTTTTTTTAAGTTCATTTATACAATCTTTTATAGCACCTTGACCAGGTAATATAATACGATTAGATTTTTTAATTTGTTGAGCATTATTACTAATGATAACCTTTTCATTAGTAACTTTTTTTATTGCATTTGCTACTGAATATAAATTACCAATTCCATAATCAATAATTATTATTGCCATAATATATTTTTTTATAAAATACCTTTAGTAGAATATAATTTATTTTTTATACGTTTATCTAATGATATGGCTATACGTATAGCAACACCAAAAGCTTTAAATATACTTTCAATTTGATGATGTGAATTAAATCCTTTTACATTATCAATATGTAATGTACTATTGGAATTATTAACCCACCCGTGGAAAAATTCTCTAAAAAGATCAAACTTACCTAAATTAGTCATATGTAATGATGGCCTACCAGAAAAATCAATAACTACACGTGATAAAGATTCATCCATAGGTATATAAGCCAAACCATACCTTTTTATTCCAATTTTATTTCCTAAAGCTTTTTTAAAAGCTTTACCCATAGCTATACCTATATCTTCTATAGTATGATGATTTTCAATAGGTGAATATACTTTTGTTTTTATAGTAATATCTATTTGTCCATTAGTAGTTAATTGATCAAGCATATGTTCTAAGAATTCTATTCCACAATTAATATTTAATTTACCTTGACCATCTAAATTTATATAAACCCTAATTTTAGTTTCATTTGTTTCTCGATATATACTAGCAGTACGATATTTTTTTAATTGTTTATTATAAAACGACATAAAAATTCCTATTATTGTATTTTTATTACTAT of Candidatus Portiera aleyrodidarum contains these proteins:
- a CDS encoding homoserine kinase, with the protein product MAVFTKIKKTQLSLFLKSFNITKLINFKEVNQGTENSTFFINTENKKFVLTLFEQCSYNDLTFFIDLLKFLYSHCLPVAVPLNDKKNIIIKKISGKNALLFPKLYGIHPITPTIEQCSIIGKTLGRLHSISKNFQFKKQNLRDINWISLNYYKVISFLNKKDQKLMFNQIYLLKHLVKKNLPQGILHGDLFRDNTLFYGNNLCGLIDFYNGCTGDLIFDLAILINDWCSDKDGNLIEDKYKAILNNYIIERPFTKEELYMWPKMLRLTALRYWISRLLVIKIFPLAHKLIPKEPKKYRDILFSRCNKTIPSLV
- the hisC gene encoding histidinol-phosphate transaminase, yielding MRKTLSYKLNQLNPYIPGEQPYKKMIKLNTNENPYPPTPKINKLLKKINYYTLRLYPDPSTSNLRKTIAKIYNIKYEQIFIGNGSDEVLALAFMTFFCQNLPVIMPTITYSFYPVYCKLYNIKYKTIPLKKNFEINLNKMNIPNGGIIFANPNTPTGHAISYIDITNFLDIHKEYVVLIDEAYINFGSESAIPLIKKYKNLLIVNTLSKAYSLAGIRIGFAIGSTYLIKGLEKVKNSFNSYPIDIISELIAIEAIKDIKYLTKNCNYIIYIREKLSKKLMFFGFTVLPSKANFILVKPINISAKEMFIKLRNHGILVRYFNNINNYIRISIGTIQQMNYLIETIKYILK
- the hisF gene encoding imidazole glycerol phosphate synthase subunit HisF is translated as MSLSKRIIPCLDIDCGKVVKGINFENIRYAGDPLEIAKFYNEQNADEIALLDIQASYSGKNNTIKVVNKIANEIFIPLTVGGGINNCENIRDLLNAGADKVSINTAAVLNPNIVREASDKFGSQCIVVAIDAKRKKNKKEYWEILTYGGRKYSGISAIDWACKMVKYGAGELLITSIDRDGTKSGFDINLIKKISKRVKVPIIASGGVGNLNHLVDGIKKGKADAVLAASIFHFGEYTIDQAKTYMAKKGISVRF
- the hisA gene encoding 1-(5-phosphoribosyl)-5-[(5-phosphoribosylamino)methylideneamino]imidazole-4-carboxamide isomerase encodes the protein MLIIPAIDLKDCRCVRLKQGRMYNVTDYGNPLNIIKQFIKLGIKRLHIIDLNGAVLGEPVNIYIINKIIKKYPKLIIQIGGGIRNSDTIKKYLDIGIKYVIIGTLAIKKPHIIYNICKQFGKHIILSIDSYNGYVAIDGWKKISNIKSIDLAKNFYNCGISSIIYTDISRDGMMQGLNIKNTIKLANIVNIPIIASGGLNNIFDIIYLKKYKKLFIVGTIIGRAFYEGKIDLYKSQLIINN
- the hisH gene encoding imidazole glycerol phosphate synthase subunit HisH; translation: MAIIIIDYGIGNLYSVANAIKKVTNEKVIISNNAQQIKKSNRIILPGQGAIKDCINELKKKELYWLIKDLISIKNKPVLGICIGQHLLMESSEENNSVFCMNYIPGVVKKYKGKFKIPHIGWNVVYKYNEHPIWNGIKSGARFYFVHSYYVKANLKNNIFGITEYGGIRANVITGYKSVITVQFHPEKSSFIGLKFLKNFINWLP
- a CDS encoding imidazoleglycerol-phosphate dehydratase; translation: MSFYNKQLKKYRTASIYRETNETKIRVYINLDGQGKLNINCGIEFLEHMLDQLTTNGQIDITIKTKVYSPIENHHTIEDIGIAMGKAFKKALGNKIGIKRYGLAYIPMDESLSRVVIDFSGRPSLHMTNLGKFDLFREFFHGWVNNSNSTLHIDNVKGFNSHHQIESIFKAFGVAIRIAISLDKRIKNKLYSTKGIL